One genomic region from Oncorhynchus gorbuscha isolate QuinsamMale2020 ecotype Even-year linkage group LG13, OgorEven_v1.0, whole genome shotgun sequence encodes:
- the lg13hxorf65 gene encoding uncharacterized protein CXorf65 homolog — translation MFICIKHGDNEQFLANTNCPVVLLLQYMRAKMGLPETELVDLCDDRGALKLLFLSQQPQECASRLLPPRCSLTFCIVNRNPKDGAYISITPLVANPDPAFLETLQTQTDSLERARLRQLRSQEDRRATEAPSQTQPTQTAKGRGRAVHMDTPDDEPSNRRTGGRRSRN, via the exons ATGTTCATCTGTATTAAACATGGAG ACAATGAGCAGTTTCTGGCCAACACCAACTGCCCCGTGGTTCTCCTGCTGCAGTACATGAGAGCTAAGATGGGCCTGCCGGAGACAG agctggtggatCTGTGTGATGACCGTGGGGCTCTGAAGCTTCTCTTTCTGTCCCAGCAGCCTCAGGAGTGTGCCAGCCGACTACTTCCTCCCCGCTGCTCCCTCACATTCTGCATTGTTAATC GAAACCCAAAGGATGGTGCCTATATTTCTATCACCCCCTTAGTGGCCAACCCAGACCCtgcatttctgg AGACTCTGCAGACTCAGACTGACAGCCTGGAGAGGGCTCGTCTCAGACAGCTCCGCTCTCAGGAGGACCGCAGAGCCACGGAGGCGCCCTCTCAGACCCAACCCACACAAACC GCTAAGGGCCGGGGCCGTGCGGTACATATGGACACCCCTGATGATGAACCCTCCAATCGCCGAACTGGAGGCAGGAGGAGCAGGAACTGA
- the LOC123993380 gene encoding ras-related protein Rap-2c, with protein sequence MKEYKVVVLGSGGVGKSALTVQFVTGTFIEKYDPTIEDFYRKEIEVDSSPSVLEILDTAGTEQFASMRDLYIKNGQGFILVYSLVNQQSFQDIRPMRDQIVRVKRFEKVPLILVGNKVDLESEREVAGADGRALAQEWGCPFIETSAKSKTMVDELFAEIVRQMNYATLPEKQEQCCTACVVQ encoded by the exons ATGAAGGAGTACAAAGTGGTTGTGCTGGGAAGCGGCGGCGTCGGCAAGTCCGCGCTGACTGTCCAGTTTGTCACGGGCACATTCATCGAGAAATATGACCCTACAATTGAGGACTTCTATCGGAAAGAGATCGAAGTGGACTCGTCGCCTTCGGTGCTGGAGATCCTTGACACGGCAGGGACAGAACAGTTCGCCTCCATGAGGGACCTGTACATCAAGAACGGCCAAGGTTTCATACTTGTCTACAGTCTCGTCAATCAACAGTCATTTCAG GACATCAGGCCGATGCGAGACCAGATCGTGCGGGTGAAGCGCTTTGAGAAGGTGCCACTGATCCTGGTGGGGAACAAGGTGGACCTGGAGTCCGAGAGAGAAGTGGCAGGTGCAGACGGTCGGGCCCTGGCCCAGGAGTGGGGCTGCCCCTTCATCGAGACCTCAGCCAAGAGCAAGACCATGGTGGACGAGCTGTTTGCTGAGATCGTCCGTCAGATGAACTATGCCACACTGCCAGAGAAACAGGAGCAGTGCTGCACGGCCTGTGTGGTGCAGTGA